The genomic region GAAGACCTCGCGCGCGTCCAGCTCACCGACCTTCTTGGCGGACTGCGGGTCGCGGAGGTCGTACTTCGTCCCGGCCCGCACGGCCTCCATGAACTCGTGGCTTGCCCCGACGGAGATGTTGAAGTTGTGTATCACGCCCTCGGTCTTCTTGCAGTCGATGAACTCCAGGATGTCCGGGTGGTGCACATCCATGACGGCCATGTTTGCGCCGTCGCGCTTGCCGCCCTGGGTCACCAGCGTGGAGACCGAGGAGAGGTGGCGCAGGACGGCGATGGGGCCGCAGGCCTTGCCGTGGGTGGTGGAGACTGGCGAGCCCTTCGCGCGGATCTTCGAAAGGGCGAAGCCGGTGCCTCCGCCGAACTTCTGGACCATCGCCGTCTCGTGGGCGGTGGTCATGATGCCGTCCATCGTGTCGTCCAGGCCCATGACGAAGCACGCGGAAAGGGTGCCGGAGCCGGAGCCGTCGGCCTTGTAGATGCCCGCGTTCATGAGTGTGGGCGAGTTGGGGACGAACTCCAGCGTGGACATGATCGAGTAGAACTTCTGCTCCCACTTGATCGCGTCCGCCTCGCCGCCCTGGTAGCCGTACTCCGGCTTGGCGATGGCCTTGGCGACGCGGTGTAGCATGCCCGCCGCGTCCTCCACGATCTCGCCCTTGGCGTTCTTGCGGAAGTAGCGCTTCTTGAGGACGACAAGCGCGTTCTCGGTGAGGTCTATATGGCCGTTGCCGTTATGGCCGGCGCCGTTGCCGTTGACTGCCACAACGTGAGCCTTCCCGTTAGCAACCGCGGCCGTCCTTTCCTTCTCTGACAGCATCTTTTGGCTCCTGTTTATCTCTTGCTGGCTGGGTTCCTGCCGATTATATACATCACTTTGGAACATTTGGTCTATGTGCGACTAACGTGTACTGCGCTACCCCGCCGCTTCCACCGCCCGCCTCCTGCCCCTCCGCTTCTTCGGCGCCTTCGGCTGATCTTCCTCCATTACCTGGAGGAAGGAGAGCTGGTTGCTCGGCTCCTTCTCGGCTTCCTCAGGGTCCAGGAGCGCCTTGATCTCCTGCTGGAAGGTCTCTATATCCTTGAACTCGCGGTAGACGCTCGCGAAGCGGATATAGGCGACGCGGTCGATCTTCTTTAGGCGCTCCATCGCCATTTCGCCGACGACGCTGCTGGGTATCTCAGACCGGCCCAGGTCCGTCAGATCGGCCTCGATATCATTGACGGCCTTATCGATGGTGCCGGTCTGGAGCGGCCTCTTGGCGCATGCCTTGGCGATGCTCGCCCACAGCTTGTCCCTGCTGAACTCTTCCCGGCGGCCGTCGCGCTTGATGATGATCAGCGCCCTGGTCTGGACCCTCTCGTAGGTGGTGTACCTGCGCTCGCAGCCGAGGCATTCGCGGCGGCGGCGGATGCCATCGATCGACTCCCGGGAGTCGATTACCTTGGAGTCGTTGTAGTTACAGTAGGGACAATGCATATGACTTTATTCTAGCGCGGCACCACAACTCTTCGTGTAGGAGCCACAGTGTAGACACTACCTGTAGCGTTTGTCAATACGGTCTTATACTTAAGCAATGGTGAAATCTATCACTAAAACTAATCTATATACTAACCGGCGGAAAGGGTTTCAGGGGAGTGCGCGGAGTGTAAAACAGCGGTCTCAGAAAGTGCAAGGTGGGGAGTCGGGAGATTCGAGCGGCAAAAAGTAAATGGGGGGGGGCGGCGAGGAACGCCTGAGACTAGTTGGGAGAGGTAACCGGCCTTTGCAAGAGCTCAACTCTCAAGGATGAGGCCGCTGCGATAGTCCGAAAGTCATCATCAAAAGTAACCAGCATTGCGTTGTGATAAATAGCGGTCGTAGCGATGAGCAGGTCCATGGCGCCGGCTTTGAAGCCTCGGTCACTGCATGCCTGGTCAAGCGCAATTCCGGCAGACCACAGGTCCGAAGGCGTCGATAGCATCGGAAAGGCCTCAAACTGGCTCTTGAGTATGTCGATTTCCCGAGAGGAGGCGTATCGAAGGACTTCAAATACTACCGGCTCAGCGAGAGAGGCGTCCGCGCGCAGTATGTGCGGAGCGATGAACTGCTTAAGCGATTGCGGAGAACGGGCGCGGGTGAAGTCGATCCAGAGGCTAGTGTCGATAAGTGTGACCATCAGCTACGCCATGCCTCGTCGCGTCTCTGCTCGATGCGGCGGTCCTTCTCCTGCCCAGCCTCGAATGAGTCGATGTCGACGCCCCACTCGCCGGAGATGAACTTCTGCGCAATGCGCTCGCGCCGCTTCAGCATGAGAGCGTCCGTGACAATCTTTCGGACGGCAGGACCCTTCTTCGATTCGCCGGTCGCCTGTATGATTTCCTCAAGCTCCGCGTCGGATATTTCAACTGTGATTTTCATATTCTCATTGTAGAGATATCCTAAACTTCTGTCCACTAAATCAGTATGTGACCACCAACAAAGCCATCAGGGGCCCCGGATTTCCGGGGTCCCTGACAATAGTGATGTCTTCTGCCTGGCCTACTACCTACTACTAACTACCAACTTCCTCCCTACCTGAAGAACTGGCTCTTCTGGGCGGTGGCCTTGGCGGCGATCGGCGCCGCGACGGGGACTGCCGTGCGGTACTTGGCCACGCGGCGGAGGAACGGAGGGAGGTCGATCTCCGAGTTCTCCGACTCGATGGCGCTCTTGAGCAGGTTGCGCAGGGTGTCGTCCTTGTCCTGCACGGCATCCGCGGTCGGGAAGCCGGTTGCGACGACGGTCAGCTTGACCTCGTTCTCCATCTTGGGGTCCGTGGTCATGCCGAAGATGATGTTCGCGTCCGGGTCCACGACGCGCTGGATGACCTCAGCAGCCTCGTGCAGTTCGGACAGGCGCAGGTCGCTGCCGCCGGTGATGTTGAACAGGACGCCCTTCGCGCCCTCGATGGAGACATCGAGCAGCGGGTTGGCGATGGCGTGCTGGGCAGCCTCTTTGGCGCGGTTCTCGCCCTTGCCCCAGCCGATGGACATCCACGCCGGGCCGGCGTCGCGCATGATCGCTTGCACGTCCGCGAAGTCCAGGTTGATCTCGCCCGGGACCGTGATCAGCTCGGCGATAGACTGAACGCCGAGGCGGAGGACGTCGTCCGCCATCTTGAAGGCGTTGGACGTGGTGATCTGCTCATCGCAGATGACGTGCAGCCGCTCGTTGGGGATGCACAGGAGAGTGTCCACGTGCTGGCGGAAGCGGCCGATGCCGGCCTCGGCCTGGCGCATCCTGCGAAGGCCTTCGAAGGTGAACGGTGTGGTGACGACACCGACGGTCAGCGCACCGGTCTCCTTTACAATCTCCGCCACCACAGGCGCGGCGCCGGTGCCCGTGCCGCCGCCCATGCCGGCCGCGATGAAGACCATATCGGAATCGCGAAGGGCCTCATACAGCTCCTCGCGGCTCTCCTCCGCGGCCTTCATGCCGACCTCCGGGTTTCCGCCCACGCCCTTGCCGCCGGTAAGGATATCGCCGATGCCTATCCGAAGCGGGACCTCGCAGTGCAGCAGCGCCTGCGTGTCCGTGTTGCATACCAGGTATTCGATGCCCGGGATGCGCTCCCGGTACATGCGAGAGACGGCGTTCGAGCCGCCGCCGCCCACGCCGATGACTTTGATTTTTGCGCCGTATTCTGGTTCGCGTCCGTTAACTGGCATTCAGGACCCTCCCTTTATTTCCTTCCGAAGAACGATAATTTCTTTATGATCGCCGAGAAGAAGCTCCCACCCTTGCGGGAGCTGTCTTCCACTTCAGCCTTGATGTCTTTGGCCGTGACCGGGTGGTAGTCCGTCATGGCCCACTGGAGCATGCCCAGCACTGTGGAGTAGGCGGGGGCCCGCAGCTCCGGAGGCATGACGCCGCGGACGGTGGGCATGCCCTGCCGGACGGAGATGCCTAGCCCGCGCTGCACGAGCGCCGCAAAGCCGGACATGTTGGACGCCCCTCCGGTGAGCACGATGCGGTGGTTCGAAGGATCGCCCATGCGGTCGTCTTCCAGCATGAGCTTCAGCAGCCTCGTCAGCTCCATCGCGCGCTCGCGGGCGAGCTGGCAGATCTCCATGCGCTGGACCTTTAGCTCCGCGCCGCGTCCCACGATGGGGAGCGAGACGGGCTCGTCGCCCGCCAGCGCGGAGGCCTGGACGTCCACGTTCGCGTACTTCACCTTCGCGACCTCTGCGGCCTCGTACGTCGTGTTGAAGGTGAGCGCGATGTCGTTGGTGAACTGGTAGCCGCCGACTGGGATGACGCCGGAATAGTAGATTGCGCCGTTCTTGAAGACCACTACGTCCGTTGTGCCGCCGCCGATGTCCACGAGGATCGCGCCGCGCTCCTTCTCTTCGGGCGTAAGGACCGCGAGCGCGCTGGCGAGGGGCTCCAGGACGAGGCTGGCGACTTTGACGCCGGCCGCCTCCACGGTCTGCTGCAGCCTGTTAAGGAAGGCTGCCGCGCCGGTGACCATGTGCGTCTCGACCTCAACCTCGCGGCTGTGCATGCCAACGGGGTTGCGGATGCCGGTCTCGCCGTCCAGCGCGTAGCTGATGCGTATGGCGTGGATTAGCCGCCGGCCCGGGTCGGAGACGGCCTCGGTGGCCGCCTCGGGAGTGCGGTACATGTCCTTCTGCGTGATAACTCGGCCGCCGCTCGCGGGCTCCAGCCTGTCGCGCCGGTTCTCGAAGTCCACGTGAGAGCCGGTGACGCCCACAAAGGCGGACTTTATGCGGTAGCCGGTCCTCTTCTCAAGGTCCAGGACGCACTGGCGGATCGCCGCCTCGGTGGCCGAGGTGTCGGTCACGTTGCCTTTCTTGAGGCCGTGGCTTGGGACGATGGCGTAGTCGATGACCTCCAGGCCGTTCGCGCCGAGCTTGCGGGCAAGCACCGTGCAGATCTTTGTGGTGCCCACGTCAATGGCGGCGAAGAGGTCGACGGTGGATGAGATGGGCCTCGGGGTGTACGACTCCCCGCGTCCGGCCGGGGTGAAATCGGGTCGCGAAGGCAACGGGCCGGATGGCCCCCCCTCCAGTGTCGGCCTGGTCAGCGTGTTTCCTTTTGCCATTTGTCATCCCCCTGCAAACTTACAACCGTTCAGCAATTCTGATTCGAGCGCTGCGGCTTCTGGGATTTTCTTCAATCTCTTTTTCTGTCGGAGTGATGACCTTGCGGGTCAGCACCCTGATGCTGGCTTTGTGGCCGCACACGCATACCGGGACCTCCGGCGGGCATATGCAGTCCCTGCTCTCCTGCGCGAAAAAGGTCTTCGCCAGCCTGTCCTCCAGCGAGTGGTAGCTGATGACGACCAGTCTGCCGCCGGGCTTGAGGACGTTCACGGCCTCCACGAGGCCGTTCTCAACATTCTCGAGCTCTTTGTTAATCGCGATCCGAATCGCCTGGAACGTCCGCGTCGCCGGGTGCACCTGCCCCGGCCTCGGCCGCCCCATCACCCGCTCCACCGCCTTCACCAGGTCCGCCGTGGTCTCCACCGGCCGGGCGGACACGATCGACCTTGCGATCTTCCTGGACCTGGGCTCCTCGCCGAAGCGGAAGATGATGTCCGCCAGGTCCCGCTCGCTTGCGCCGTTGACGAGCTGGTGGGCGGACCGCCCTTTCGTGTTATCGAACCTCATGTCCAGCGGCCCGGGCCTTGCGAAGCTGAAGCCCCTCTCCGGGGTCTCAAGCTGCAGGGACGATAGCCCCAGGTCCATCAGGACACCGTCCGCCGCGCCGAGCCCGCGCTCCTGCGCCAACCTGCCCATATCAACGTAGGTGCCGTGGACAAGGACGGCCCTCTCGCCGAACCGCTCCAGCCGTTTGGCCGCCTTCGCAATCGCCTGCGTGTCCAGGTCCGTACCCATGACCGTGGGCGGCGGCGTTGCCGCTTCCAGAATCGCCTCTGTGTGGCCGCCCTCGCCCAGCGTGCCGTCTATATAGAACCCGCCGGGCTTCACCTGGAGGCCTTCGAGCACCTCGGCCACCATCACCGGCCTGTGGACTATGTCCATCCAGTCACCGCCCGCCTTCCCCCGCTTCCGTATCGCTGGTCCTTTAGTCGTTTAAGGTAGCCATCCGGACAGCGTGGTAAACTAATGGCGGCACTTCCCGAACGTACACGCAATATCCCAGACGGCAGTTGTGACACGCAAGGGGTTTCTAACCCTTGTTTAAGACAAATTTTAGACGTTGTTCAGTCCTTCAAGGTAGCGACAATGACCATACCGCACAAGCACGCGTTCCGTGTAGCCATCCTCACCATCAGCGATGCCGGCGCGAAGGGTGAGCGGGTCGACACCAGCGGCGAGGTGATCGTCGAGATGGCCGCCAGGGCTGGGCTGGCCCAGGTGGCGCGGGACATCGTGCCGGACGAGAAGGACCAGATAGCGGCGAAGGTGGCGAAGTGGTGCGACAGCGGCGAGGTGGACGTTGTGCTGAGCACGGGCGGCACCGGCCTGGGCCCGCGCGACGTAACGCCGGAGGCGATACGGTCCATCATCCAGTTCGAGGTGCCGGGCATCCCCGAGGCGATGCGGATGAAGACGCTTGAGAAGACGCAGATGGCGATGATCAGCCGCTCCGTCGCCGGCGTGCGCTCCGGTTGCCTCATCATCACCCTGCCCGGATCGCCCAAGGGCGTCCGGGAGTGCCTCGAAATCGCGATGCCGGTCATCCCCCACGCCCTTGAGATCCTGAAAGGGTGGAGGGTGGGACATCCGACCGCCTGAAAGGCGGAATTGCGAATAGTGAATTGAGAATAGTGAGTTGAACAGCCGAAGCGGACCCGACTCCCTATATTACAATTCACTATTCACTATTCTAAATTCACTATTCCATCATGCGTTTTCACATCCTTACCATATTCCCGGACATGTTCACAGCGCCGTTTGCGGAGGGTGTCGTTGCGCGCGGCAAGCAGAAGGGCATCCTGGACATCGTCGTGCACGATATCCGCGACTTCACGCACGACAGGCACCGGACGGTGGACGACTACACTTTCGGCGGCGGCTTCGGGATGCTGATGAAGCCCCAGCCGCTCTTCGAGGCGGTGGAGGCTGTGCGCGCGCGGCCGGAGGCCAACCCCGCGAGCCCGGTCATACTGCTCTCGCCCCAGGGGCGACCGCTCACGCAGAAGATAGTGGAAGGGTTTGCGAAGCTGGACGAGATCGTCATGATATGCGGGCGGTACGAGGGGGTGGACGAGCGGGTCCGGGAGCACCTGGTGACGGACGAGATCAGCATCGGCGACTACGTTCTCAGCGGCGGCGAGCTGGCGGCGATGGTGATTGTGGACGCCGTCTCCCGCCTCCTGCCGGGCGTCCTGGGCTCCATAGAGTCTTCGCAGGACGACTCCCACACTACCGGGCTGCTCCAGTACCCGCAGTACACCCGCCCTGCGGAGTTCCGCGGCTGGAAGGCGCCCGAGATCCTCCTCTCCGGCAACCACGCCGCAATCGAAAAGTGGCGCCGCCGCGAGTCCCTCCGCAAAACGCTCCATCTTCGCCCCGACATGCTGGACAAAGCAGAGCTAAGCGATGAGGACAGACGCAGGCTGGAGGAGATGAGGGGGGGCCAGACGTAAGGGCCACAAGCCGTCTACGACCTTCACGTCTGGTTACGTTGGCGGCGGCAATCGCACCGGCACCGGTCCTGTCTGGGGCGGCCTGTAGACAATGTCTGACATGCCAATCTTGGCCATGAGTGCCGCGTACCCTCGGTGAACGGCATCCATTTTGGCACTCGGGCTTCCAGAGATCTTTCCGAGCGCCGCCCACTGGGCTACTGTATACTCCATCGCGGTGACTATGAATTTTGTCGCCCAAGTCTCATTTGTTTCACTTGCACTTAGAATGGAGTAATCGCTCGGTTGCGGACCAGAAGTCGTGGAATAAGTGAAATGCGCATAAGGGCAGAAGAAATCCAACCATCGTGCTGTTCCCCAGCCAGAAAACGCAGCAGAGAACGTGTCAAGACGCCCCTGTATTGACGACGGCATTCCCGATATTTTAGGCATCAGGTCGTACGAATCAGCTGGGTCTTCTTCAATGCCTGAGTACTG from SAR202 cluster bacterium harbors:
- a CDS encoding MogA/MoaB family molybdenum cofactor biosynthesis protein produces the protein MTIPHKHAFRVAILTISDAGAKGERVDTSGEVIVEMAARAGLAQVARDIVPDEKDQIAAKVAKWCDSGEVDVVLSTGGTGLGPRDVTPEAIRSIIQFEVPGIPEAMRMKTLEKTQMAMISRSVAGVRSGCLIITLPGSPKGVRECLEIAMPVIPHALEILKGWRVGHPTA
- the nrdR gene encoding transcriptional repressor NrdR, whose product is MHCPYCNYNDSKVIDSRESIDGIRRRRECLGCERRYTTYERVQTRALIIIKRDGRREEFSRDKLWASIAKACAKRPLQTGTIDKAVNDIEADLTDLGRSEIPSSVVGEMAMERLKKIDRVAYIRFASVYREFKDIETFQQEIKALLDPEEAEKEPSNQLSFLQVMEEDQPKAPKKRRGRRRAVEAAG
- a CDS encoding PIN domain nuclease, which gives rise to MVTLIDTSLWIDFTRARSPQSLKQFIAPHILRADASLAEPVVFEVLRYASSREIDILKSQFEAFPMLSTPSDLWSAGIALDQACSDRGFKAGAMDLLIATTAIYHNAMLVTFDDDFRTIAAASSLRVELLQRPVTSPN
- the ftsA gene encoding cell division protein FtsA — its product is MAKGNTLTRPTLEGGPSGPLPSRPDFTPAGRGESYTPRPISSTVDLFAAIDVGTTKICTVLARKLGANGLEVIDYAIVPSHGLKKGNVTDTSATEAAIRQCVLDLEKRTGYRIKSAFVGVTGSHVDFENRRDRLEPASGGRVITQKDMYRTPEAATEAVSDPGRRLIHAIRISYALDGETGIRNPVGMHSREVEVETHMVTGAAAFLNRLQQTVEAAGVKVASLVLEPLASALAVLTPEEKERGAILVDIGGGTTDVVVFKNGAIYYSGVIPVGGYQFTNDIALTFNTTYEAAEVAKVKYANVDVQASALAGDEPVSLPIVGRGAELKVQRMEICQLARERAMELTRLLKLMLEDDRMGDPSNHRIVLTGGASNMSGFAALVQRGLGISVRQGMPTVRGVMPPELRAPAYSTVLGMLQWAMTDYHPVTAKDIKAEVEDSSRKGGSFFSAIIKKLSFFGRK
- the rsmH gene encoding 16S rRNA (cytosine(1402)-N(4))-methyltransferase RsmH — encoded protein: MDIVHRPVMVAEVLEGLQVKPGGFYIDGTLGEGGHTEAILEAATPPPTVMGTDLDTQAIAKAAKRLERFGERAVLVHGTYVDMGRLAQERGLGAADGVLMDLGLSSLQLETPERGFSFARPGPLDMRFDNTKGRSAHQLVNGASERDLADIIFRFGEEPRSRKIARSIVSARPVETTADLVKAVERVMGRPRPGQVHPATRTFQAIRIAINKELENVENGLVEAVNVLKPGGRLVVISYHSLEDRLAKTFFAQESRDCICPPEVPVCVCGHKASIRVLTRKVITPTEKEIEENPRSRSARIRIAERL
- the trmD gene encoding tRNA (guanosine(37)-N1)-methyltransferase TrmD, which encodes MRFHILTIFPDMFTAPFAEGVVARGKQKGILDIVVHDIRDFTHDRHRTVDDYTFGGGFGMLMKPQPLFEAVEAVRARPEANPASPVILLSPQGRPLTQKIVEGFAKLDEIVMICGRYEGVDERVREHLVTDEISIGDYVLSGGELAAMVIVDAVSRLLPGVLGSIESSQDDSHTTGLLQYPQYTRPAEFRGWKAPEILLSGNHAAIEKWRRRESLRKTLHLRPDMLDKAELSDEDRRRLEEMRGGQT
- the ftsZ gene encoding cell division protein FtsZ yields the protein MPVNGREPEYGAKIKVIGVGGGGSNAVSRMYRERIPGIEYLVCNTDTQALLHCEVPLRIGIGDILTGGKGVGGNPEVGMKAAEESREELYEALRDSDMVFIAAGMGGGTGTGAAPVVAEIVKETGALTVGVVTTPFTFEGLRRMRQAEAGIGRFRQHVDTLLCIPNERLHVICDEQITTSNAFKMADDVLRLGVQSIAELITVPGEINLDFADVQAIMRDAGPAWMSIGWGKGENRAKEAAQHAIANPLLDVSIEGAKGVLFNITGGSDLRLSELHEAAEVIQRVVDPDANIIFGMTTDPKMENEVKLTVVATGFPTADAVQDKDDTLRNLLKSAIESENSEIDLPPFLRRVAKYRTAVPVAAPIAAKATAQKSQFFR